Proteins found in one Mycoplasma sp. 1578d genomic segment:
- the ptsP gene encoding phosphoenolpyruvate--protein phosphotransferase, whose translation MTIKGIGASQGVAIAKVFKIEEIKLSYEKSTTDPQLSLKKYNDAKNAVIKKITKSKELAKDPEHVGIFEAHLNFVTDEYAVSSINDLIQNQKYSAEYAIESFYKEFANMLAGLDEYMRERVADVYDVSKKLIQSILGIQESDLTQIHEEVIIVAEDLSPSQTVQLDKKFVKGFVTNIGGTTSHTAIMARSLGIPSVVGTNVIMDKAYSGDILALNGSDGIVIVNPTQEEIEHFKQEEEKYKLYLERLTKLKGQPSVTVDGHHIEIAANIGTPKDLDSVLSNDAEGVGLFRSEFLYMDNDNWPSEEEQFQAYKTVVEGMKGKRVVIRTLDIGGDKTLKYFKFPSELNPFLGYRAIRFCLQNPEIFKTQLRALIRASEFGNVAIMFPMITNVKEFLDAKEMYLQAYEEVYANNKNIAPKDKIQVGLMMETPAAAVLSDQFCKYADFVSIGTNDLIQYSMAADRMNENISYLYQPLSPSILRLIKMIIDGAHKHGKWAGMCGEMAGDPKALPLLLGLGLDEFSMSASSVLKSRELARNLSYQEMKQLANKALELDTESKVIELLEQTLNK comes from the coding sequence ATGACAATAAAAGGTATTGGTGCTTCACAAGGTGTTGCTATAGCTAAAGTTTTTAAAATTGAAGAAATCAAGCTTAGTTATGAAAAATCAACAACAGATCCACAATTATCACTTAAAAAATATAATGATGCAAAAAATGCAGTAATTAAAAAAATTACAAAATCAAAAGAACTTGCTAAAGACCCTGAGCATGTAGGGATTTTTGAAGCTCACTTAAATTTTGTAACTGATGAATATGCTGTAAGTAGCATTAATGATCTGATTCAAAATCAAAAATATTCAGCTGAATATGCAATTGAAAGTTTTTATAAAGAATTTGCTAATATGCTCGCTGGTTTAGATGAATACATGAGAGAAAGAGTGGCTGATGTTTATGATGTTTCAAAAAAACTTATTCAGTCAATTTTAGGAATCCAAGAAAGTGATTTAACCCAAATTCACGAAGAAGTAATTATTGTTGCTGAAGATCTGTCACCTTCACAAACCGTTCAATTAGACAAAAAATTCGTTAAAGGATTTGTTACTAATATTGGTGGAACAACATCACATACAGCTATTATGGCACGAAGCTTAGGAATTCCTTCAGTAGTAGGAACTAATGTGATTATGGACAAGGCTTATAGTGGAGATATTTTAGCTTTAAATGGTAGTGATGGAATTGTTATAGTAAATCCAACCCAAGAAGAAATTGAACATTTTAAGCAAGAGGAAGAAAAATATAAACTTTATCTTGAACGTTTAACCAAATTAAAAGGACAACCTTCAGTTACAGTTGATGGGCACCACATTGAAATAGCTGCTAATATTGGTACCCCTAAAGATTTAGATTCAGTATTAAGTAATGATGCTGAAGGAGTGGGATTATTTAGATCAGAATTTTTATACATGGATAATGATAATTGACCTTCTGAAGAAGAACAATTCCAAGCTTATAAAACCGTTGTTGAAGGAATGAAAGGGAAAAGAGTTGTTATTCGTACTCTTGATATTGGTGGCGATAAAACTCTCAAATACTTTAAATTTCCAAGTGAATTAAACCCATTTTTAGGATATCGTGCCATTAGATTTTGCTTACAAAATCCTGAAATTTTCAAAACTCAGCTGAGAGCATTAATTCGAGCTAGCGAATTTGGTAATGTTGCGATTATGTTCCCAATGATTACTAATGTTAAAGAGTTTTTAGATGCAAAAGAAATGTACTTACAAGCATATGAAGAAGTGTATGCAAACAACAAAAACATTGCCCCAAAAGATAAAATTCAAGTCGGATTAATGATGGAAACTCCAGCAGCAGCTGTTTTATCAGATCAATTCTGTAAATATGCAGATTTTGTGTCAATTGGTACAAATGACTTAATTCAATATTCAATGGCCGCTGATCGTATGAACGAAAATATTTCATATTTATATCAACCATTAAGTCCTTCAATTTTAAGACTCATTAAAATGATTATCGACGGAGCACACAAGCACGGTAAATGAGCCGGAATGTGTGGAGAAATGGCCGGAGATCCAAAAGCACTTCCTCTTTTATTAGGTCTTGGACTTGATGAATTCTCAATGTCAGCTTCAAGTGTGCTTAAAAGTCGAGAACTTGCAAGAAACTTAAGCTACCAAGAAATGAAGCAATTAGCTAATAAAGCTCTTGAATTAGACACTGAAAGTAAAGTCATTGAATTATTAGAACAAACATTGAACAAATAG
- the whiA gene encoding DNA-binding protein WhiA, protein MKDSFTTQIKKEIITGKKNKDLDPFLLGFLLVFAHLNQPSKEIEVKFTHQEFKKEIIKMLSKLKIPYFQAQNSTKKIMVNTDDSFFNKNLYSIDLLRFQDLSEFFAGVFFAGGTISNIDSKSYFLYLSAQNKQNLMNILQILNLYEFNFKYQFKNKKHTIYVRSIDKIIEFLSAIQAKKAYFKYLDLKIKRDMQNMINRINNLDFANLKKVATSSINYVELINYVYQHNLEHKFNENELVFHRLRLENPGLSLQYIVQILENEHNIFITKAGLNHWNRKLKKIVQEHKELVKENLKSK, encoded by the coding sequence ATGAAAGATAGTTTCACTACTCAGATTAAAAAAGAGATTATTACAGGTAAAAAAAATAAGGATCTTGATCCTTTTTTGCTCGGTTTTTTGCTTGTATTTGCTCATTTAAATCAACCAAGTAAGGAAATTGAAGTTAAATTTACACATCAAGAATTTAAAAAAGAAATTATTAAAATGCTTTCAAAACTTAAAATTCCATACTTTCAAGCTCAAAATTCAACTAAAAAAATTATGGTTAATACAGACGATTCATTTTTTAATAAAAACCTTTATAGCATAGACTTACTTCGTTTTCAAGATTTATCTGAATTTTTTGCTGGAGTGTTCTTTGCTGGTGGAACTATTTCGAATATTGATTCTAAATCTTATTTTTTATATCTAAGTGCCCAAAACAAGCAGAATCTCATGAATATTTTACAAATTCTCAATTTGTATGAATTTAATTTTAAATATCAATTTAAAAACAAAAAGCACACCATTTATGTACGGAGCATTGATAAAATTATTGAATTTTTATCGGCAATTCAAGCCAAAAAAGCTTATTTTAAATATTTAGATTTAAAAATTAAGCGTGATATGCAAAATATGATTAATCGCATCAATAATCTAGATTTTGCTAACTTAAAAAAAGTCGCTACAAGTTCAATTAACTATGTTGAGTTGATTAATTATGTTTATCAACATAATTTAGAACACAAATTCAACGAAAACGAATTAGTGTTTCATCGCTTACGCTTAGAAAATCCAGGTTTATCTTTGCAATATATTGTCCAAATTTTAGAGAATGAACACAATATTTTTATCACCAAGGCCGGTTTAAATCATTGGAATCGTAAACTAAAAAAAATTGTTCAAGAGCACAAAGAATTAGTTAAAGAAAATTTAAAAAGTAAATAA
- the rpmB gene encoding 50S ribosomal protein L28, protein MARRDVLTGKGPMSGNTRSHAMNASKRKFNVNLQKIKVTIGGRKQTLRVSAKTIKTLKNKGLV, encoded by the coding sequence ATGGCAAGAAGAGATGTCCTCACTGGTAAAGGTCCTATGTCAGGAAATACCCGTTCGCACGCAATGAATGCTTCAAAACGTAAGTTTAACGTGAACTTGCAAAAAATCAAAGTAACCATTGGTGGACGCAAACAAACTCTTAGAGTTTCAGCTAAAACTATTAAAACCCTTAAAAACAAAGGTTTAGTATAA
- a CDS encoding ribonuclease J, translating to MQQVNIFALGGQDENGKNCYVFEHNSNIFIVNSGVKIPINSSNGVDALIPDFSYLEKHKQKIKGVFITDIKNESFSALPWLVMKIPGIKIYTSAFNKIIIIDRLKKYKIDDKSYQIQVINSDLKFEDLTIRPIKVAGSIPESLGYNFITPTGSYLFMFNFIEGKLGLYGNLSFKELEKQLSNQTINALICDAGRSNGKGRAIERLELPSFIKEVFHKAGPEERIIVGAYDEDMVQLQQILNMALITKRPVCAYGKTYGQFIYLISKISKDFPLPEMFDYRQINKYKNSIVLVTGSIERLFLRFVRITAKRDVYLKLKSTDNVIMMAHPVNGLESFAAATLDEIAKITSKIYDISESQFYKHHPSKQDIANLVRALKPKYLLPAQGLYRYLVDVANFISSDENLSKHTKTIVLLNGRIAHFTDEKLFSQNGKISEIGDTIIDGFGIGDISSEVIAERESLGREGVIIVNLLYSPKQKRINSQLFIDYIGVIDDKDKPEINELIKSVLINVIETKEFTSLKDLNEKIRKAIRKKIYKITEKDPMVVLGINNI from the coding sequence ATGCAACAAGTCAATATATTTGCCCTGGGCGGGCAAGATGAAAATGGAAAAAATTGCTATGTTTTTGAGCACAATAGCAACATTTTCATTGTTAACTCTGGGGTAAAAATCCCAATCAATTCTAGCAATGGAGTAGATGCTTTAATTCCGGATTTTAGTTATTTAGAAAAACATAAACAAAAAATTAAAGGTGTTTTTATTACTGATATTAAAAATGAAAGTTTTAGCGCATTGCCTTGATTAGTAATGAAAATTCCTGGCATTAAAATTTATACCAGTGCATTTAATAAAATCATTATTATTGATCGTTTGAAAAAATATAAAATCGATGACAAAAGCTATCAAATTCAGGTTATTAATAGTGACCTTAAGTTTGAGGATCTAACCATTAGACCAATAAAAGTTGCTGGAAGTATTCCTGAATCCCTAGGCTATAACTTTATTACTCCAACTGGTTCATATTTATTTATGTTTAATTTTATTGAAGGGAAATTGGGGTTATACGGAAATTTAAGCTTTAAAGAACTTGAGAAACAGCTTTCAAATCAAACCATAAATGCACTTATTTGCGATGCAGGACGAAGCAACGGAAAAGGAAGAGCCATTGAACGATTAGAACTTCCTAGTTTTATCAAGGAAGTGTTTCACAAAGCAGGGCCAGAAGAAAGAATTATTGTCGGAGCTTATGATGAAGATATGGTGCAACTTCAACAAATCCTTAATATGGCTTTAATTACTAAAAGACCTGTGTGTGCATATGGAAAAACTTATGGTCAATTTATTTATTTAATTAGTAAAATTTCAAAAGATTTTCCACTTCCTGAAATGTTTGATTATCGTCAAATTAATAAATATAAAAATTCTATTGTTTTAGTTACTGGTTCAATTGAACGTTTATTCCTAAGATTTGTGCGTATAACCGCCAAAAGAGATGTTTATTTAAAACTTAAAAGCACAGATAATGTTATTATGATGGCTCATCCTGTTAACGGACTTGAATCATTTGCAGCAGCCACATTAGATGAAATTGCCAAAATTACATCTAAAATTTATGACATTTCAGAAAGTCAATTTTATAAACATCATCCAAGTAAACAAGATATTGCTAATTTAGTTAGAGCACTCAAACCTAAATATTTATTACCTGCTCAAGGTTTATATCGTTATTTAGTTGATGTAGCTAATTTTATTTCTAGTGATGAAAATCTTTCTAAACACACTAAAACAATTGTGTTGTTAAATGGTAGAATTGCACATTTTACCGATGAAAAACTTTTTAGTCAAAATGGAAAAATTAGCGAAATTGGAGATACTATCATTGATGGTTTTGGGATTGGCGATATATCTTCAGAAGTAATCGCTGAACGTGAATCTCTTGGCCGTGAAGGGGTAATTATTGTTAATTTACTTTATTCACCCAAACAAAAACGAATTAATAGTCAATTATTTATTGATTATATTGGTGTGATTGATGATAAAGACAAACCCGAGATTAATGAATTAATTAAGAGTGTTTTAATTAATGTGATTGAAACGAAAGAATTTACTTCATTGAAAGATTTAAACGAAAAGATTCGTAAAGCTATTCGTAAGAAAATTTACAAAATCACCGAAAAAGATCCAATGGTGGTTTTGGGGATCAATAATATATAA
- a CDS encoding thioredoxin family protein codes for MKLLPWKQAEKLINGNKSNNLLFLAFTVQWCGDCKMMKPVISRIASKYESFKQITFVEVDAEEANLLRDPNTKWEVLKVPTFILLKGTEIVEKGYEYIPEEILIDWIEKRINSTY; via the coding sequence ATGAAACTATTACCTTGAAAACAAGCTGAAAAATTAATTAACGGCAACAAATCAAATAATCTTCTTTTTCTAGCCTTTACTGTTCAATGGTGCGGAGATTGTAAAATGATGAAACCAGTGATTAGTCGAATTGCTTCAAAATATGAATCATTTAAGCAAATTACTTTTGTTGAAGTGGATGCTGAAGAAGCTAATTTACTAAGAGACCCAAATACTAAATGAGAAGTTCTTAAAGTACCAACCTTTATTTTGCTTAAAGGAACCGAAATCGTTGAAAAAGGATATGAATATATTCCTGAAGAAATTTTAATCGACTGAATTGAAAAGAGAATCAATTCTACTTATTAA
- the rpsJ gene encoding 30S ribosomal protein S10, translating to MNKLNIKVKGFDHALVDSAAKKVYHTAKAANLKVSGPIPLPTKRDEITILRSVHVNKKSREQFESRTHQRLIVVDEATQEFTDKLNRLELPYGVAVQVKVSK from the coding sequence ATGAATAAATTAAACATCAAGGTAAAAGGATTTGATCATGCTCTTGTCGATAGTGCCGCTAAGAAAGTGTATCACACAGCTAAAGCGGCCAATCTTAAAGTCAGTGGTCCAATTCCTCTTCCTACTAAAAGAGATGAAATTACAATTCTTAGATCAGTTCACGTTAATAAAAAATCACGTGAACAGTTTGAAAGCAGAACTCACCAAAGACTAATTGTCGTTGATGAAGCTACCCAAGAATTTACTGATAAATTAAACAGACTTGAGCTTCCTTATGGTGTTGCAGTTCAAGTAAAAGTTTCAAAATAA
- the rplD gene encoding 50S ribosomal protein L4: protein MAQTKSKAKVSSTPVAVASDTKMEKVQFQAKLPASLFASEKIYEQAIFDTILSERASRRQGTHQVKNRAEVSGSGKKPWRQKGTGRARHSSMRSPIWVGGGRAFGPQSEKNYSLKVNKKVRYNAFISALTLLAQDKAVLVDDLKLQTISTKALNIKLKELKLAHLKHVLVVTEDYNVFKSANNLPNVQTSKAHSLSVEALVGADVMIISHESLSILEGKAR, encoded by the coding sequence ATGGCTCAAACAAAATCTAAAGCTAAAGTTTCTTCTACTCCAGTAGCAGTTGCCAGTGATACAAAAATGGAAAAAGTGCAATTTCAAGCAAAGCTTCCAGCAAGCTTATTTGCCAGCGAAAAAATTTATGAACAAGCTATTTTTGACACTATTCTTTCAGAAAGAGCTTCACGTAGACAAGGAACTCACCAAGTTAAAAACCGTGCTGAAGTTTCTGGTTCAGGGAAAAAACCTTGAAGACAAAAAGGAACCGGTCGAGCACGTCATAGCTCAATGCGTTCACCAATTTGAGTCGGTGGAGGAAGAGCGTTTGGTCCTCAATCAGAGAAAAATTACTCACTTAAAGTTAATAAAAAAGTGAGATACAATGCTTTTATTTCGGCACTTACTTTACTTGCACAAGATAAAGCAGTGCTTGTAGATGATTTAAAATTACAAACCATTTCAACTAAAGCATTAAACATTAAACTTAAAGAATTAAAATTAGCTCACTTAAAACATGTATTAGTTGTTACTGAAGATTACAATGTGTTTAAATCAGCGAACAACTTACCTAATGTTCAAACTTCAAAAGCTCATTCACTTAGTGTTGAAGCACTTGTTGGAGCCGATGTGATGATTATTTCACACGAAAGTTTATCAATTTTAGAAGGGAAGGCTAGATAA
- the rplW gene encoding 50S ribosomal protein L23 — protein sequence MELTKVLQAPVLTEKTYQQMSNGVYTFKADYHANKFQIANAVEKIFKVKVEKVNTIKVDKKPKNVGRFHGFTNRYKKAMVTLALGQEINFFPNEDVNPTKEKEQKDKEEKKTLASDVERRVAAKLASKKQTTMKSKVKTTSSKPTMHRKVGGGE from the coding sequence ATGGAATTAACAAAAGTTCTTCAAGCTCCTGTGTTAACTGAAAAAACATATCAACAAATGTCAAATGGAGTTTATACCTTTAAAGCTGATTATCACGCAAATAAATTTCAAATTGCTAATGCAGTTGAGAAAATTTTCAAAGTTAAAGTTGAAAAAGTTAACACTATTAAAGTTGATAAAAAACCCAAAAACGTAGGACGTTTCCACGGATTTACCAATAGATATAAAAAAGCTATGGTAACTCTAGCTCTTGGACAAGAAATTAACTTCTTCCCTAATGAAGATGTTAATCCAACCAAAGAAAAAGAGCAAAAAGATAAAGAAGAGAAAAAAACATTAGCTTCAGACGTAGAAAGACGTGTAGCAGCTAAACTTGCTTCGAAAAAACAAACAACAATGAAAAGTAAAGTAAAAACAACTAGCTCTAAACCAACAATGCACCGTAAAGTTGGTGGCGGAGAATAA
- the rplB gene encoding 50S ribosomal protein L2 gives MAIKYHKPTTNGRRNMSSLDFKQNLSGHAPEKSLLVILKNNAGRNNQGKITVRHHGGRVKRFYRIVDFKRNKDNIPAMVKTIEYDPNRSANICLLAYADGEKRYIIAPKGIKLGQKVISGENVDIVVGNALPLANIPDGTFVHNIEMQPGGGAIIARSAGTAAQILGKDDNGKYVVLKLKSGETRRILARCRATIGTVGNEEHLLVNVGKAGINRHKGIRPTVRGSVMNPVDHPHGGGEGKQPVGRKAPLTPWGKKALGVKTRKTKKSSNKLIIRRRKDAK, from the coding sequence ATGGCTATTAAATATCATAAGCCAACTACTAATGGTAGAAGAAACATGTCTTCTCTTGATTTTAAACAAAATTTATCTGGTCACGCACCTGAAAAATCACTCCTTGTGATTTTAAAAAATAATGCAGGTCGTAATAACCAGGGTAAAATTACTGTTCGACATCACGGAGGACGTGTTAAAAGATTCTACAGAATTGTAGACTTTAAACGTAATAAAGATAATATTCCAGCTATGGTTAAAACAATTGAATATGATCCAAACAGATCAGCAAACATTTGTTTACTTGCATATGCAGATGGAGAAAAAAGATACATTATTGCACCTAAAGGAATTAAATTAGGGCAAAAAGTGATTTCAGGAGAAAATGTTGATATTGTTGTTGGTAATGCCTTACCATTAGCAAATATTCCTGATGGTACATTTGTACACAACATTGAAATGCAACCAGGTGGCGGAGCAATCATTGCTCGTTCAGCTGGAACTGCTGCCCAAATTCTTGGGAAAGATGACAATGGAAAATACGTTGTATTAAAACTTAAATCAGGTGAAACACGTCGTATTTTAGCTCGTTGTCGTGCAACAATTGGTACTGTTGGAAACGAAGAACATTTACTAGTTAATGTCGGAAAAGCCGGAATTAACAGACATAAAGGAATTAGACCTACCGTTCGTGGTTCAGTTATGAACCCTGTGGATCACCCACATGGGGGAGGGGAAGGGAAACAACCTGTTGGGCGTAAAGCTCCTCTTACCCCTTGAGGTAAAAAAGCTCTTGGAGTGAAAACTAGAAAAACTAAGAAATCTTCAAATAAACTGATTATAAGAAGAAGAAAGGATGCTAAATAA
- the rpsS gene encoding 30S ribosomal protein S19 — protein sequence MARSLKKGPFADDHLLKKVDAILEGKAPKKPIKTWSRRSTIFPSFVGLTFAVHNGKVFNEVYVTDDMVGHKLGEFSPTRTFSGHGADKGKKK from the coding sequence ATGGCACGTAGTCTGAAAAAAGGTCCATTCGCTGATGACCATTTACTCAAAAAAGTAGATGCCATTCTTGAAGGAAAAGCACCTAAAAAACCAATCAAAACATGATCGAGACGTTCAACTATCTTCCCAAGTTTTGTTGGTTTGACTTTTGCAGTACACAATGGAAAAGTATTTAATGAAGTATATGTAACCGATGATATGGTCGGGCACAAACTTGGAGAATTTTCACCAACCAGAACATTCTCAGGTCATGGTGCAGATAAAGGTAAGAAAAAATAA
- the rplV gene encoding 50S ribosomal protein L22, with the protein MQQAKAHVKLQRVSVSKAKLVANLFRGKDVKIALSLLHNTSKKSARIFIKLLNSAIANATNNHGMDASKLFVKEVYVNEGQTLKRFQPRSQGRAYPIFKRTSNLSIVLEERN; encoded by the coding sequence ATGCAACAAGCCAAAGCACACGTTAAACTACAAAGAGTTAGTGTTTCAAAAGCTAAACTTGTCGCTAACCTTTTCCGTGGGAAAGATGTGAAAATAGCACTTTCTTTATTACACAATACTTCAAAAAAATCTGCTCGTATTTTCATTAAATTACTTAACTCAGCGATTGCAAACGCTACCAATAACCATGGAATGGACGCATCAAAATTATTCGTTAAAGAAGTTTATGTTAATGAAGGTCAAACTTTAAAAAGATTTCAACCAAGAAGCCAAGGTCGAGCTTATCCAATTTTTAAACGTACATCAAACTTATCAATTGTTTTAGAGGAGAGAAACTAA
- the rpsC gene encoding 30S ribosomal protein S3, translating to MGQKVNPNGFRFGITKAHNSIWFAEKAQFGTKLVEDAKIYKFFDKYVREYQIGKVNVQRNQKNRVNVVLHSAKPGVILGSEGKNIQELTLKLKKYLKNKHLDVNLQVIELKNPDLNARLLAEMIAQKLENRERFRTAQKIAIRSAMRNGAKGIKTAVSGRLNGVDMARTEGYSEGEMKLHTLRQNVDYATATARTTYGAIGVKVWVSLGEILEGDK from the coding sequence ATGGGACAAAAGGTCAATCCAAATGGATTCCGTTTCGGAATTACCAAAGCACACAATTCAATCTGATTTGCTGAAAAAGCACAATTTGGAACCAAATTAGTTGAAGATGCTAAAATCTATAAGTTTTTTGATAAATATGTACGTGAATACCAAATTGGTAAAGTAAATGTTCAAAGAAACCAAAAAAATAGAGTTAATGTTGTTTTACATTCTGCTAAACCTGGAGTAATTTTAGGTTCAGAAGGAAAAAACATTCAAGAATTAACTCTTAAACTGAAAAAATATTTAAAAAACAAACACCTTGATGTTAATTTACAAGTTATTGAGCTTAAAAACCCAGATCTTAATGCTAGATTACTTGCTGAAATGATCGCTCAAAAGCTTGAAAACCGTGAAAGATTCCGTACCGCTCAAAAAATTGCTATTCGTAGTGCAATGCGTAATGGAGCTAAAGGAATTAAAACTGCCGTTTCAGGTCGTTTAAATGGTGTTGACATGGCTCGTACTGAAGGATATTCAGAAGGAGAAATGAAACTTCACACTCTTAGACAAAACGTTGATTATGCTACTGCTACAGCTCGTACCACTTATGGAGCAATTGGAGTTAAAGTTTGGGTTTCATTAGGTGAAATTTTGGAAGGAGATAAATAA
- the rplP gene encoding 50S ribosomal protein L16, with protein MLQPKRTKYRKPFLVKHDKRRATKGNTVAFGEFGLQAVTSAWVDARQIESARIAATRHMGREGSVIIRIFPHFSKTSKPIGVRMGSGKGAPEKWYTAVKVDTVMFEVSGVSEEIAREALRLAGHKLPVKWKIITREHEGNN; from the coding sequence ATGCTTCAACCAAAAAGAACCAAATATAGAAAACCATTTCTAGTAAAACACGATAAACGTAGAGCTACTAAAGGAAACACTGTTGCTTTTGGAGAATTTGGTCTTCAAGCTGTAACTAGTGCTTGAGTTGATGCTCGTCAAATTGAATCAGCCCGTATTGCCGCTACTAGACATATGGGTCGTGAAGGAAGCGTTATCATTCGGATCTTCCCACATTTCTCAAAAACCTCTAAACCAATTGGGGTTCGGATGGGATCAGGGAAAGGTGCACCTGAAAAATGATATACTGCTGTTAAAGTTGATACTGTTATGTTTGAAGTATCAGGAGTGTCAGAAGAAATTGCTCGTGAAGCTTTAAGACTTGCTGGACACAAATTACCTGTGAAATGAAAAATTATTACAAGAGAACATGAAGGGAATAACTAA
- the rpmC gene encoding 50S ribosomal protein L29 produces the protein MLYKDLLNKSVAELRTIVRDLKAELWTLRFQNTTGSLDQTHKINLIKKDIARALTALSEKGAK, from the coding sequence ATGCTATATAAAGATTTATTAAACAAATCAGTTGCAGAACTCCGAACAATAGTGAGAGATCTTAAAGCTGAACTTTGAACATTAAGATTCCAAAACACCACCGGTTCTCTTGATCAAACCCATAAAATTAATCTTATTAAAAAAGATATTGCTAGAGCACTCACAGCCTTAAGTGAAAAAGGAGCTAAATAA
- the rpsQ gene encoding 30S ribosomal protein S17: MIERNTRKTLVGTVVSAHKTPKTIIVAVDTYKKHPLYSKRFKSTKRFAVHDENHLAKLNDSVVIMETRPLSKTKHFRLVSIKQSNEGSK; the protein is encoded by the coding sequence ATGATTGAAAGAAATACAAGAAAAACATTAGTTGGTACAGTCGTTTCAGCTCACAAAACACCTAAAACTATTATTGTTGCTGTTGACACTTATAAAAAGCACCCACTTTATTCAAAACGTTTCAAATCAACTAAACGTTTTGCTGTCCATGATGAAAATCACCTTGCTAAATTAAACGATTCAGTTGTGATTATGGAAACACGTCCACTTTCAAAAACTAAACACTTTCGACTTGTTTCAATTAAACAGTCTAACGAAGGGAGCAAATAA
- the rplN gene encoding 50S ribosomal protein L14: MLLELSRANVADNSGAKEVGIFRILGSNKKVAKIGDVVMCSVKKAIPNGGVKQKQVVKAVVVRSRYGISRENGSYIRFDENAVVLLKEDGTPRGTRVFGPVAREIREKYPKIVSLAPEVL, translated from the coding sequence ATGCTATTAGAACTATCTAGAGCAAATGTTGCTGATAATTCAGGAGCCAAAGAAGTCGGAATTTTCAGAATTCTTGGTTCAAATAAAAAAGTGGCCAAAATTGGTGATGTGGTGATGTGTTCAGTGAAAAAAGCCATTCCTAATGGTGGAGTTAAACAAAAACAAGTAGTTAAAGCAGTAGTCGTGCGCTCACGTTATGGGATTTCGAGAGAAAATGGATCATACATTCGGTTTGATGAAAATGCTGTAGTACTTTTAAAAGAAGATGGAACTCCAAGAGGAACACGTGTTTTTGGGCCAGTGGCTCGTGAAATTCGTGAAAAATATCCAAAAATTGTTTCTCTTGCACCTGAAGTTTTATAA
- the rplX gene encoding 50S ribosomal protein L24, translated as MKVKFKKNDEVIVIAGKEKGKTGTILKVLHDKNAVIVKDLNIVTKHNKPSQQNQDGTITTKEAPIHASNVAYLVKKETKDKPAQYSKLGYKFTKEGKKVRVVRKTKKEI; from the coding sequence ATGAAAGTTAAATTCAAGAAAAACGACGAAGTTATTGTAATTGCAGGGAAAGAAAAAGGGAAAACTGGAACCATTTTAAAAGTATTACACGACAAAAACGCAGTTATTGTTAAAGACCTTAACATTGTTACCAAACATAACAAACCTTCACAACAAAACCAAGATGGAACTATTACCACTAAAGAAGCTCCAATTCATGCTTCAAATGTAGCATATCTTGTTAAAAAAGAAACTAAAGACAAACCAGCTCAATATAGCAAACTTGGTTACAAATTTACCAAGGAAGGTAAAAAAGTTAGAGTAGTTAGAAAAACTAAGAAGGAAATTTAA